agagagagagagagagagagagagagagagtgtcatgtgtttgctgaccagactgcttacagtgtgtttatgttaatgaattaagggacgagtcgtgtgtttcagggtttttacaatccctaccaatgtgtacatttgtggtttaagtgaatctttgtttctgaagttactgtttgtgtaactaatctaccagaaaatactagacctggtgactgaatgtggtagatgtattagaattgtgGACATGTATGTGGacatgcatgtgtagctccctatgtgtatgatttacgtgtaatccttctgtcaagaaatgaacagactgaggtttgtgaaataattgaactatttattggctacgttgttgagaaaaacactgtgatgtgtaaaacatttctacagtccttcaaggctgtatgacgtcgttgttctcttttactgaaataaagacCAAAACCATctgtgttattcgttgtggagactgaagtgacaatatgtctgaagaaaatgaaaatatgtattacatagcCTACCTTCTAAACAGGGTactttaagggtgaaaaaacctttttaaaagaTGGTGTTTAAAAGAattgtgcattttgtttaaactataaacaagatttcggaaaatggttcgccaacgaggatacttacacagaactgtcgctaaatacataagcttttgtctatgctttgacatcccatgtcacTACTGGCTGACAGTCGAGTCGTGTACATTTATGACTTCTggtgaccgtgtgtgtgtgtgtgtgtgtgtgtgtgtgtgagagagagagagagagagagacagagacacttGGACCCCCCCtcaatgtccataccatggttacacTATTGGTTATATCGCATGTAATGTCGGCAATGGTATGATGCAACGCCATGTGGtgcaaggttatttatttatttatttgtttccttTGCTAGTTCACGATGTTATATACTTCAATTTAAATTGTTTTCTTATGTGAGTTGTCATTTTCTGTGGTTTTATACAGTGTTCATCTAAAATGTTGGGAATTTCAACTTCTGGGAATTGAAGGTATTGTCCGGTGCAGGATCTCATCATTTTGTGaatgttatttcatttttatttttttcaaacgATGTAAGTGGGCAATACGAAgaatgtattcatttgttttctttttctttttaattgatAAAATTAGTTCCACTGCCGTATTGTCAGATGCCAGAAACTTGTTAGCAATACTATAGTCAAATCACTTATCAGATCAATTACTGAATAAATTTAAATCTAAAGAACCCTTTAAATGTGTTTCTGGTGGTCAATCTAAATCCACAGTCACATAGAGAAACTGGACAAACAGTGAAACTGCAAGTAAAGAAGACAGATTTATAAGCGGAATAATCAGTTATAAATGTGTTAGTACTTTGTTGCCTGTTAGATAACGTATGTCTGTTAAAATAAACATAGGTATAAATTGTTTAAGTGTTGGTTTCTATATAAATGTTAAGGTTAAAAATGATCTGATGTGATTTGATTTACATTGGTTTCACTTTTTACATCACTGAGGTGggtaaactttttatatccactttaCACAGTAATAGTTATGAGAATcattaaaaatcaataaaccTCAGTTTCCTATATGCAGTAAATTAAAGTCACTGAAAACTGCTGTCTTGTTAAATGAATTAGCAGGGACTGTGATGCTAGTACATATAGCTAGAATTTGATCTTGAAGCTGAAGAACATGAATGTGTTGCAGAGTGCAGTATTTTCATATGTGGATGTGGCTTAAGCTTTCTCATCAGGGTAAGCTGGACTGTGGCTGCTCTTCCATCAGGTACAGATGTTTTATACCATGGGTTGTCAGAAAGCACAAAAAGTGCCAGAATGGATGTATCACCATATTTCTAAACTTTCAACAGCATCTGACTGTTTATAATTTTTCCAATTATCAGGAATCTCCCCTTTACCATAAAACCCTTTGTTATGGTGCTTTTCAAGATTTTCCTGAAATTCACAAACAAACCATTTCCAGTAAGCCAGCTCAGACAAATCAGTGGAGATGTTCCATTTCTCATACTTCCCACCTGCTTTCttatactttttaaaacaaaaactagCCCTAGATTCACTGGATGAGTAAAAACACTTGTCACTTGCCACAGCTGTTGTGCAAAAGTCGATGAAGAATTCTGTTGTGCTCCTGTAATACATTCCATTCATTCCAGATGTGCAATGGAAATCAGCATGGTGATTTCCAGGATGGTCATTTTGGCTGTTGGTACAGACGGCTCCACAGAAAGGACACTGCTCCCAGCAACACCCACAGAAGTGTTTGATTAGAGTATCATCAGGTCTTTCTCTGAACTTCTCCATGGAGAAGTCTGAAATCTTACAGAGGCTTTTCTTTAACTCTTCAACAGCAGCTGAGAGTTCTTTCTCTATAGCTTTCACAAGAACATCATAGTCAACACAATCCTTACACTCTTCATCACACAAGTGAACTCTGGTATCTCCTAACTCATCTacaaggctgttggaaaaaaaacTCCAGCCACTGATTTGCGTCCCCATGGACTTCTTTCACTTTATCTGTTGCCATTTTTGCTGCACTTATGACTCTTCTCTGTTTGTGGTCAATATGTTTTTTAATGGCAGAAACTGCTTC
This is a stretch of genomic DNA from Ictalurus punctatus breed USDA103 chromosome 13, Coco_2.0, whole genome shotgun sequence. It encodes these proteins:
- the LOC108273846 gene encoding interferon-induced very large GTPase 1-like; the encoded protein is MGTQISGWSFFSNSLVDELGDTRVHLCDEECKDCVDYDVLVKAIEKELSAAVEELKKSLCKISDFSMEKFRERPDDTLIKHFCGCCWEQCPFCGAVCTNSQNDHPGNHHADFHCTSGMNGMYYRSTTEFFIDFCTTAVASDKCFYSSSESRASFCFKKYKKAGGKYEKWNISTDLSELAYWKWFVCEFQENLEKHHNKGFYGKGEIPDNWKNYKQSDAVESLEIW